One stretch of Chryseobacterium sp. LJ668 DNA includes these proteins:
- a CDS encoding VOC family protein translates to MKINQIYVNLPVKDIQKTKEFWMKLGFSINEQISDEKTVCVILNENIFAMFITEEYFQTFSERPVPKGDTTQVLVAIGLDSREDVDQVVNAAVENGATQYEEPQDYGWMYHNSFWDINGHGWNVTFADLSQMPSQH, encoded by the coding sequence ATGAAAATCAATCAAATTTATGTCAACCTTCCGGTAAAAGACATTCAAAAAACAAAAGAATTCTGGATGAAACTAGGGTTTTCTATCAACGAGCAGATTTCAGATGAAAAGACAGTCTGTGTGATCTTAAATGAAAATATATTTGCGATGTTCATTACAGAAGAATATTTCCAGACTTTTTCAGAAAGACCTGTTCCAAAAGGAGATACTACACAGGTTTTAGTTGCGATCGGTCTAGACAGCCGAGAAGATGTAGATCAGGTAGTAAATGCTGCTGTTGAAAACGGAGCGACACAATATGAAGAGCCACAGGATTACGGATGGATGTATCATAATTCTTTCTGGGATATCAACGGACACGGCTGGAATGTCACTTTCGCAGATCTCTCGCAAATGCCTTCGCAACATTAA